One genomic segment of Deinococcus terrestris includes these proteins:
- the folP gene encoding dihydropteroate synthase: MSSSWPERQHRLTFGFPVPGGVRTPEGWEVTWTGCAVMGILNVTPDSFSDGGRHAGLEAALAHARAMRDAGAFMIDVGGESTRPGADPVPADVEIDRVRPVLRALAGESVLLSVDTLKPEVARAALEAGAHLVNDVSGLRDPAMVAACAEAGAAACVMHMQGEPRTMQHAPHYGDVMAEVHGYLRSQAQRVQAAGVPSVLLDPGLGFGKTVEHNLALLRALPDLTDGQWPVLVGASRKGLIGRLADVPVASERDPGSLALHLHAARQGAAMVRVHAVAAHVQALRVQAALNGTNGAGPLQSPA; encoded by the coding sequence GTGAGTAGCTCCTGGCCAGAGCGTCAGCACCGCCTGACCTTTGGCTTCCCGGTGCCGGGTGGCGTCCGCACCCCGGAGGGCTGGGAAGTCACCTGGACGGGCTGCGCGGTAATGGGCATCCTCAACGTGACGCCCGACAGCTTCAGCGACGGGGGCCGTCACGCCGGGCTGGAGGCGGCCCTGGCCCACGCCCGCGCGATGCGGGACGCGGGGGCCTTCATGATCGACGTGGGGGGCGAGAGCACCCGGCCCGGCGCCGATCCGGTGCCCGCCGACGTGGAAATCGACCGGGTGCGCCCGGTGCTGCGGGCGCTGGCGGGCGAGAGCGTACTGCTCAGCGTGGATACCCTCAAGCCCGAGGTGGCGCGGGCGGCACTGGAGGCGGGAGCACACCTCGTCAACGACGTGTCAGGCTTGCGCGATCCCGCTATGGTGGCTGCATGCGCGGAGGCCGGGGCCGCCGCCTGCGTGATGCACATGCAGGGCGAGCCGCGCACCATGCAACACGCCCCGCACTACGGCGACGTGATGGCCGAGGTTCACGGGTATCTGCGGTCCCAGGCACAGCGGGTACAGGCGGCGGGGGTGCCCTCCGTGCTGCTTGACCCCGGCCTCGGCTTCGGGAAGACCGTGGAGCACAACCTCGCGCTGCTGCGGGCGCTGCCGGACCTGACGGACGGGCAGTGGCCGGTGCTGGTGGGCGCCAGCCGCAAGGGGCTGATTGGCCGCCTCGCGGACGTGCCCGTGGCCTCGGAGCGCGACCCCGGCAGCCTCGCCCTGCACCTGCACGCGGCGCGGCAGGGGGCGGCGATGGTGCGGGTGCACGCGGTGGCCGCGCATGTTCAGGCGCTGCGGGTGCAAGCGGCGCTGAATGGGACCAACGGAGCAGGCCCGCTACAATCGCCCGCATGA
- the folK gene encoding 2-amino-4-hydroxy-6-hydroxymethyldihydropteridine diphosphokinase → MRAAYVALGANLGDPLAALRWARDELARLGTVTGVSALYRTAPVGGPTGQPDYLNAVLRLETALRPPDLLAALHRLEAEAGRERRERWEARTLDLDLLLCGEEVWETPDLTLPHPRAWDRAFVLAPLADLAPRLAHPVTGERVEAALGRVGRAGVTRVAADW, encoded by the coding sequence ATGAGGGCGGCGTATGTGGCGCTCGGCGCGAACCTGGGGGACCCTCTGGCCGCTCTGCGTTGGGCCAGGGACGAGCTGGCGCGCCTGGGCACTGTGACTGGTGTGAGCGCCCTGTACCGCACGGCCCCGGTCGGGGGGCCGACAGGGCAGCCCGACTATCTCAATGCCGTGCTGCGCCTGGAGACGGCCCTGCGGCCACCTGACCTCCTTGCCGCGCTGCACCGGCTGGAGGCGGAGGCGGGACGCGAACGCCGCGAACGCTGGGAGGCCCGCACCCTCGACCTCGACCTTCTGCTGTGCGGGGAGGAGGTATGGGAGACGCCAGACCTGACCCTCCCGCATCCTCGCGCCTGGGACCGGGCCTTCGTGCTCGCGCCGCTGGCGGACCTCGCGCCGAGGCTGGCGCATCCGGTGACCGGGGAGCGGGTGGAGGCGGCCCTGGGACGGGTGGGCCGGGCAGGCGTCACGCGGGTGGCGGCCGACTGGTAG
- a CDS encoding phosphotransferase enzyme family protein, whose amino-acid sequence MSIPAAPFPAAYSTLSAQALAAWVEARYSCTGPVTCTLLRRGLNDTYRVTGLAGRDRAALRVYRSGWRSPGEVEWELGFLRHLAGAGCAVSGPLPQPGGACWEVLEAAEGPRVAALFGWVEGRWLEAVPEDAAAYGKAAARLHTAADPFRAEGRFALDLDHLLTQPLAVIRPLLAESPEVWQELEAAAHRTHAALTALAPRLEWGPCHGDLHEGNARLEADGTVRLFDFDCGGPGWRAYDLAVYGWSLFSNSGQTPEAAEEAWRAFLAAYQSLRPLGAADLQALPLFVTARAIWFMGLNAGRAHEYGTEVPDLGFFQYGLKFIRDWEAWPEA is encoded by the coding sequence ATGTCCATTCCCGCCGCTCCCTTTCCCGCCGCCTACTCCACTCTCTCGGCGCAGGCCCTGGCCGCCTGGGTGGAGGCGCGGTACTCCTGCACCGGCCCCGTCACCTGCACCCTGCTGCGGCGCGGCCTGAACGACACCTACCGGGTGACTGGACTGGCGGGCCGGGACCGCGCGGCACTGCGCGTCTACCGCTCGGGCTGGCGCTCGCCGGGAGAGGTGGAGTGGGAACTCGGCTTCCTGAGGCATCTGGCGGGGGCGGGATGTGCCGTCTCAGGGCCACTCCCGCAACCCGGCGGCGCGTGCTGGGAGGTGCTGGAGGCCGCCGAGGGGCCACGGGTCGCCGCCCTGTTCGGGTGGGTGGAGGGACGCTGGCTGGAGGCGGTGCCGGAGGACGCGGCGGCATACGGGAAGGCGGCGGCCCGTCTCCACACGGCCGCCGACCCCTTCCGCGCGGAGGGGCGCTTCGCCCTGGACCTGGACCATCTGCTGACCCAACCACTGGCGGTCATTCGCCCTCTGCTGGCAGAGTCCCCGGAGGTCTGGCAGGAACTGGAGGCCGCCGCCCACCGCACGCACGCGGCCCTGACCGCCCTGGCCCCGAGGCTGGAGTGGGGTCCCTGTCACGGCGACCTGCACGAGGGTAATGCCCGGCTGGAGGCGGACGGCACGGTGCGCCTCTTCGATTTCGACTGCGGCGGCCCCGGCTGGCGGGCTTACGATCTGGCGGTCTACGGGTGGAGCCTGTTTTCCAACAGCGGTCAGACCCCCGAGGCGGCGGAGGAAGCCTGGCGGGCCTTTCTCGCGGCCTATCAGAGCCTGCGCCCGCTGGGGGCGGCGGACCTCCAGGCCCTGCCCCTCTTCGTGACGGCGCGGGCCATCTGGTTCATGGGCCTGAACGCTGGCCGCGCCCACGAGTACGGCACCGAGGTCCCGGACCTGGGGTTTTTCCAGTACGGCCTGAAGTTCATCCGTGATTGGGAGGCGTGGCCAGAAGCCTGA
- the folB gene encoding dihydroneopterin aldolase: protein MSRVVLEGLEFHARHGVFESEAALGARFVVDAELHWAFAGIADDLAAAVNYAAVYASIREEVTGERHLLIEVLADRIARRLLREHGRLEAVTVRVHKPFAPLPGVFRDVYAELTLRAGE from the coding sequence ATGAGCCGCGTGGTGCTGGAGGGACTGGAGTTTCATGCCCGGCACGGCGTCTTTGAGTCGGAGGCGGCGCTGGGTGCCCGCTTTGTGGTGGACGCCGAGCTGCACTGGGCCTTCGCGGGGATTGCCGACGACCTCGCGGCGGCCGTCAATTACGCTGCCGTCTACGCCTCCATCCGCGAGGAGGTGACGGGTGAGCGCCACCTCTTGATCGAGGTGCTCGCCGACCGCATCGCCCGGCGGCTGCTGCGCGAGCATGGGCGGCTGGAGGCGGTCACCGTGCGGGTGCATAAGCCTTTCGCGCCCCTTCCCGGCGTCTTCCGCGACGTGTACGCCGAGCTGACCCTGCGGGCCGGCGAATGA
- a CDS encoding ImmA/IrrE family metallo-endopeptidase, translating into MRELAATYASGLPGLDTHSLLAGLDATLRFLPMGDRDGAYDPEHRVVLINSRVRPERQRFTLAHEISHALLLGDDDLLSDLHDAYEGERLEQVIETLCNVGAAALLMPDALIDEVMARHGPSGQALAELARRADVSASSALYALAERTTAPVLYAVCAVSRLDTEDEEASPGKGLTVRASSGAPGVKYSLRPGTPIPDDHPVAVALATRLPLAQESYVPFRSGRRMPAYVDAFPERQRVLVSFALGQRSERAGEEAGE; encoded by the coding sequence ATGCGCGAGCTGGCGGCGACCTACGCGAGCGGGCTGCCGGGGCTGGATACGCACAGCCTCCTCGCCGGGTTGGACGCCACCCTGCGGTTCCTGCCGATGGGGGACCGTGACGGCGCCTATGACCCCGAGCACCGCGTCGTGCTGATCAACAGCCGGGTGCGGCCCGAACGCCAGCGCTTCACCCTGGCCCATGAGATCAGCCACGCCCTGCTGCTGGGCGACGATGACCTGCTCAGCGACCTCCACGACGCCTACGAGGGCGAGCGGCTGGAGCAGGTCATCGAGACGCTGTGCAACGTGGGCGCCGCCGCGCTGCTGATGCCAGACGCCCTGATCGACGAGGTGATGGCGCGGCATGGCCCCAGCGGGCAGGCCCTCGCGGAGCTGGCCCGCCGCGCCGACGTGAGTGCGAGCAGTGCCCTGTATGCCCTGGCCGAGAGAACCACCGCCCCTGTTCTTTACGCCGTCTGTGCCGTGAGCCGCCTCGACACGGAGGACGAGGAGGCATCGCCCGGCAAGGGCCTGACCGTGCGGGCGAGCAGCGGCGCTCCCGGCGTCAAATACAGTCTGCGCCCCGGCACACCCATCCCCGACGACCACCCGGTCGCGGTGGCGCTGGCGACCCGGCTCCCGCTCGCGCAGGAGAGCTACGTGCCCTTCCGCTCGGGGCGGCGAATGCCCGCCTACGTGGACGCCTTTCCGGAGCGGCAGCGCGTGCTGGTGAGTTTCGCGCTGGGGCAGCGGAGCGAGCGGGCGGGAGAGGAGGCGGGTGAGTAG
- the pnp gene encoding polyribonucleotide nucleotidyltransferase — translation MIGKTYTTVLGGRELSIETGKLAKLVSGSVTLRYGDTMLLVTAQAREDRSTLDFLPLTVEFEERHYAVGKIPGSFHRREGRPGERAILSARITDRQIRPLFPKGYRHETQVIITVLSADQQNLPDVLGPIGASAALSISDIPWGGPTACVRVGLVDGGYVLNPTTDQLTRSTLDLVVAGTRDAVMMVEAGAQVVDEETMVGAIEFAHAEMQGVLSLIEQMRAELGAPKFNILAEGDLAPDLVPELMEAARTAGLRDALLTVKKKERGANLKALRDRIIQDRMIEGEVEGAEERILALKSAFGKVEKQELRRLILEEDLRADGRNSRTVRPIWIETRSLPRAHGSAIFTRGETQVLGVATLGTERDEILVDDLTTEENDKFLLHYNFPPYSTGEVKRMGGQSRREVGHGNLAKRAIRAVLPSFEEFPYVLRVVGEVLESNGSSSMATVCAGTLALMDAGVPLRAPVAGVAMGLVIEDGRYRILTDILGLEDALGDMDFKVCGTAEGVTALQMDIKVGGITPAIMREALAQARDARLHILGKMAEVLPAPRPELSPTAPRIVSLKINPELIGKVIGPGGKQIRELEAMGAQITVEEDGSVRIFSADSAAAEAVRARIEGLTKTARVGEEYEGTVVKTAPFGAFVNLFPGQDGMLHISQMSEERIQAVEDVLNVGDKLRVKIVNVDDRGKIDLIRPELEGKIAPREPRAPRSGGDRDRGPRPPRRD, via the coding sequence ATGATCGGAAAGACCTACACCACGGTGCTCGGCGGGCGCGAACTGAGCATCGAGACGGGCAAGCTGGCGAAGCTCGTCAGCGGCAGCGTCACCCTGCGCTACGGCGACACCATGCTCCTCGTGACCGCGCAGGCCCGCGAGGACAGGAGCACGCTGGACTTCCTGCCCCTGACCGTCGAGTTCGAGGAACGGCACTACGCCGTCGGCAAGATTCCCGGCTCCTTTCACCGCCGTGAGGGGCGCCCCGGCGAGCGGGCCATCCTCTCGGCCCGCATCACCGACCGCCAGATTCGGCCCCTCTTTCCCAAGGGCTACCGCCACGAGACGCAGGTCATCATCACCGTGCTCTCGGCCGACCAGCAGAACCTGCCCGACGTGCTCGGCCCCATCGGCGCGTCGGCGGCCCTGAGCATCAGCGACATCCCCTGGGGCGGGCCGACCGCCTGCGTGCGGGTGGGCCTCGTGGACGGCGGGTACGTGCTGAACCCCACCACCGACCAGCTCACGCGCTCGACCCTGGACCTGGTGGTGGCGGGCACCCGCGACGCCGTGATGATGGTGGAGGCCGGGGCGCAGGTCGTGGACGAGGAGACGATGGTGGGCGCCATCGAGTTCGCCCACGCGGAGATGCAGGGCGTCCTGTCCTTGATCGAGCAGATGCGGGCCGAACTCGGGGCGCCGAAGTTCAACATTCTGGCGGAAGGCGACCTCGCCCCGGACCTCGTGCCCGAACTTATGGAGGCGGCGCGGACGGCGGGGCTGCGCGACGCGCTGCTCACCGTGAAGAAAAAGGAGCGCGGCGCCAACCTCAAGGCCCTGCGCGACCGCATCATTCAGGACCGCATGATCGAGGGCGAGGTCGAGGGCGCCGAGGAACGCATCCTGGCCCTAAAAAGCGCCTTCGGCAAGGTGGAAAAGCAGGAACTGCGCCGCCTCATCCTGGAAGAGGACCTGCGGGCCGACGGGCGCAACTCGCGCACCGTGCGCCCCATCTGGATCGAGACCCGGTCCCTGCCCCGCGCCCACGGCAGCGCGATCTTCACGCGCGGCGAGACGCAGGTGCTGGGGGTCGCCACCCTGGGCACCGAGCGCGACGAGATTCTGGTGGACGACCTCACCACCGAGGAGAACGACAAGTTCCTGCTGCACTACAACTTCCCGCCCTACTCCACGGGCGAGGTCAAGCGCATGGGCGGGCAGTCCCGGCGCGAGGTCGGACACGGCAACCTCGCCAAGCGGGCGATCCGGGCGGTGCTGCCCTCCTTCGAGGAGTTCCCTTACGTGCTGCGCGTGGTGGGCGAGGTGCTGGAGTCCAACGGGTCGAGCAGCATGGCGACCGTGTGCGCCGGGACCCTCGCGCTGATGGACGCGGGCGTGCCCCTGAGGGCGCCGGTCGCGGGCGTGGCGATGGGCCTGGTCATCGAGGACGGGCGCTACCGCATCCTCACCGACATCCTGGGCCTGGAAGACGCGCTGGGCGACATGGACTTCAAGGTCTGCGGGACCGCCGAGGGCGTGACGGCCCTCCAGATGGACATCAAGGTGGGCGGCATCACCCCGGCGATCATGCGGGAAGCGCTCGCTCAGGCCCGCGACGCCCGGCTGCACATCCTGGGCAAGATGGCCGAAGTGCTGCCCGCGCCGCGCCCCGAGCTGTCGCCCACCGCTCCCCGGATCGTCAGCCTCAAGATCAACCCCGAGCTGATCGGCAAGGTGATTGGGCCGGGCGGCAAGCAGATCCGCGAACTCGAGGCGATGGGCGCCCAGATCACGGTCGAGGAGGACGGCTCGGTCCGCATCTTCTCGGCCGACAGCGCCGCCGCCGAGGCCGTCCGCGCCCGCATCGAGGGCCTGACCAAGACCGCCCGCGTGGGCGAGGAGTACGAGGGCACGGTGGTCAAGACCGCGCCCTTCGGCGCCTTCGTCAACCTCTTCCCCGGTCAGGACGGAATGCTGCACATCTCGCAGATGAGCGAGGAGCGCATTCAGGCCGTCGAGGACGTGCTGAACGTCGGGGACAAACTCCGGGTCAAGATCGTCAACGTGGACGACCGGGGCAAGATCGACCTGATTCGCCCCGAGCTGGAGGGCAAGATTGCCCCCCGCGAGCCCCGTGCTCCCCGCTCCGGCGGCGACCGGGACCGGGGACCGCGCCCGCCCCGCCGGGACTAA